The following coding sequences lie in one Candidatus Nitrospira allomarina genomic window:
- a CDS encoding CBS domain-containing protein gives MLVREVMSTGVLTAFPTDSVRTVVIKMLSRHCGAIPVIDQKENLIGLVALRDVILPLFPNFGDYIHDNVHSRDFAEMEEGYPEALKKKVEDVMSRNPMTVSPSTPILEAASYMGVKNFRRIPVAENGKLMGMVSIGDINRGLFFERGC, from the coding sequence ATGCTTGTACGTGAAGTGATGTCCACAGGAGTGTTGACGGCGTTTCCCACGGACTCGGTTCGAACGGTGGTGATCAAAATGTTGAGCCGCCATTGCGGGGCGATCCCGGTCATTGATCAAAAAGAAAATCTGATCGGGTTGGTGGCTCTTCGAGACGTTATCTTACCGCTTTTCCCGAATTTTGGTGACTATATCCATGACAATGTTCACAGCCGTGATTTCGCCGAGATGGAGGAAGGATATCCGGAAGCTCTGAAAAAAAAGGTTGAAGATGTGATGAGCCGGAATCCAATGACCGTCTCGCCCTCCACGCCGATATTAGAGGCCGCTTCCTATATGGGTGTGAAGAATTTCAGGAGAATCCCCGTCGCGGAAAACGGCAAACTGATGGGAATGGTCAGCATCGGCGATATCAATCGCGGCCTGTTTTTCGAGCGAGGGTGTTAG
- a CDS encoding Txe/YoeB family addiction module toxin: MKLIFADEGWEDYLYWQKQDKRMLERINKLIRETQREPFTGIGKPEPLKHALSGFWSRRITDEHRMVYRIEGDALLIAQLRFHY, encoded by the coding sequence GTGAAGCTGATTTTTGCAGACGAAGGATGGGAAGACTATCTCTATTGGCAGAAGCAGGACAAACGCATGCTCGAACGAATCAACAAATTGATACGGGAGACCCAACGCGAACCCTTCACAGGAATAGGTAAACCCGAACCATTGAAGCATGCACTTTCAGGATTCTGGTCACGCCGCATTACTGATGAGCATCGCATGGTCTATCGCATAGAGGGGGATGCCCTTCTCATTGCTCAGCTACGGTTTCATTACTGA
- the nhaR gene encoding transcriptional activator NhaR, with amino-acid sequence MDWLNYHHLLYFWEVARKGSIKEACEELHVTQPTISSQLQALEESLGQQLFIRRPRRLLLTEAGRLVFRYADEIFSLGREMTRALSGQPPDRPIRLMVGVIDSLPKMVVYEILAAALKSESPTQIVCEEGKLERLLADLVIHELDVVLADTPIPPTLRVQAYNHLLGESGVCFFATSELAKVYRKGYPKSLNSAPFLLPKANTVLRQDLENWFARHDIHPQLVGEFEDSAMQKAFGQAGKGVFPGSSIMKAEICRQYQVEVVGDAGHVKQRFYAHTVERRIKHPSVLAISELAKQRTFGLVGK; translated from the coding sequence ATGGATTGGCTTAATTATCACCACCTTCTTTATTTTTGGGAGGTGGCTCGAAAAGGGAGCATTAAAGAAGCCTGCGAAGAACTGCACGTCACGCAACCCACGATCAGTAGTCAACTGCAAGCCTTAGAAGAGTCCTTGGGGCAACAACTCTTTATTCGACGGCCGCGTCGCCTTCTTCTCACGGAAGCCGGTCGTCTGGTTTTTCGCTATGCCGATGAAATTTTCTCGCTGGGTCGCGAGATGACCCGGGCGCTGAGCGGGCAACCGCCTGATCGTCCGATCCGGCTCATGGTGGGAGTGATAGATTCCCTGCCCAAAATGGTCGTCTATGAAATTCTGGCGGCGGCTCTCAAGTCAGAAAGTCCCACTCAAATTGTTTGTGAAGAAGGAAAGCTTGAACGCCTGTTGGCGGATTTAGTCATTCATGAACTTGATGTGGTGCTGGCCGATACCCCGATTCCTCCGACTCTTCGGGTTCAAGCCTATAATCATCTTCTTGGCGAATCCGGCGTATGTTTTTTTGCGACTTCCGAGTTGGCCAAGGTTTATCGAAAGGGGTATCCCAAGTCCTTAAATTCAGCCCCTTTCTTATTACCCAAAGCCAATACAGTCCTTCGCCAAGATTTAGAAAATTGGTTTGCTCGTCATGATATTCATCCGCAACTGGTGGGAGAGTTTGAAGATAGTGCCATGCAAAAGGCCTTTGGGCAGGCAGGAAAGGGGGTTTTCCCCGGTTCCTCAATCATGAAGGCTGAAATTTGTCGCCAATACCAGGTGGAGGTGGTGGGAGATGCGGGTCACGTTAAGCAACGATTTTATGCGCACACAGTTGAACGCCGGATTAAACACCCGTCAGTGCTGGCGATTTCAGAGTTGGCCAAACAGAGAACATTTGGATTGGTTGGAAAATAA
- a CDS encoding type II toxin-antitoxin system Phd/YefM family antitoxin: MDAVTYTTVRANLASAMDRVCNDHEPLIITRNGEQSVVMLSLEDYKALEETAYLLRTPANAKRLLSAAAQLTAGKGVERKLAK; encoded by the coding sequence ATGGATGCGGTGACATATACGACCGTTCGCGCAAATCTAGCCAGCGCCATGGACCGCGTGTGCAACGATCACGAACCCCTGATCATAACCCGCAACGGAGAGCAGTCTGTCGTGATGCTCTCGCTGGAAGATTATAAGGCGTTAGAGGAAACCGCCTACCTCTTGCGAACGCCTGCCAACGCCAAACGCCTCCTTTCGGCCGCGGCCCAATTGACCGCCGGCAAAGGTGTTGAGCGGAAATTGGCCAAGTGA
- a CDS encoding DNA polymerase beta superfamily protein — MNPHNDDRKHTLLKVLVGSHAHGLASDKSDRDYRRVYVIPTEEMFQLGFKLPGALWTKGDGDETAWEIGQFLLLGTQGHPLILETLLAPVITADAWGEQLRMLLPALWSPQKAFEAFTNYANNQRTKLLDKKDGRPAKYAAAYIRVLYNLCELLKSGSFHIRITDTSAGERLARIKNGQYRLGDVMDWGEELTQKAQDLKVVRQDESDLPRINEFLVALRRAFLTP, encoded by the coding sequence ATGAATCCTCACAACGACGATCGTAAACATACTCTGCTCAAAGTTCTCGTGGGCTCCCATGCCCATGGCTTGGCATCCGACAAGAGCGACCGTGATTACCGGCGGGTCTATGTCATTCCAACGGAGGAGATGTTTCAGTTGGGATTTAAATTGCCCGGCGCGCTGTGGACCAAAGGTGATGGGGATGAAACGGCTTGGGAGATCGGCCAATTTCTTCTGCTGGGGACACAAGGCCATCCCCTGATTCTTGAAACGCTGTTGGCCCCCGTCATCACAGCTGATGCATGGGGAGAACAACTGCGCATGCTGCTGCCGGCACTTTGGTCCCCCCAAAAAGCCTTTGAGGCCTTTACCAACTATGCCAACAATCAACGCACCAAATTGCTGGATAAGAAAGATGGACGTCCGGCAAAGTATGCAGCTGCCTATATCCGGGTTCTTTACAACCTGTGTGAATTGCTCAAGTCAGGAAGCTTTCACATCCGCATTACGGACACATCGGCAGGAGAACGGCTGGCTCGCATCAAAAATGGACAATACCGATTAGGAGACGTGATGGATTGGGGGGAAGAGCTCACACAGAAGGCACAGGACTTAAAGGTTGTCCGACAGGATGAAAGTGATCTGCCACGCATTAATGAATTTCTGGTGGCCCTTCGCCGGGCCTTTCTGACCCCTTAG
- the mtgA gene encoding monofunctional biosynthetic peptidoglycan transglycosylase — protein sequence MKRSRPKATKTRPPKPLWNIGSHRKPRVRRFRWIRIIPFKTIFILLGLYVLFEILTFPFLSIARLPTENPTESALMRQRIDEAHAQGTTLKIDYRWTPLSSIPRHVRLAILVSEDGTFYSHTGVDWHEVLESIETNLEKGRIVRGGSTITQQLAKNLYLSTSRDPIRKGKELLITWMLESTLNKKRILELYLNIIEWGPGVFGIEAAAQRYFHKPASRLSMDEGARLAAVIPSPLRHQPTETTAYVEKKKELILRRMSTR from the coding sequence ATGAAGCGATCAAGACCGAAAGCCACCAAAACCCGTCCCCCCAAACCTCTCTGGAATATCGGTTCGCATAGAAAGCCTCGTGTTCGGCGATTCAGGTGGATTCGCATCATTCCATTCAAAACAATTTTTATTCTCCTCGGCCTTTATGTGCTATTTGAGATTCTCACGTTTCCGTTTCTCTCGATCGCCCGGTTGCCCACGGAGAATCCCACAGAATCCGCGCTTATGCGGCAACGCATCGACGAAGCACACGCTCAAGGCACCACGCTGAAAATCGACTACCGATGGACGCCGCTCTCAAGCATTCCGCGTCACGTTCGCCTGGCCATTCTGGTATCCGAGGATGGAACATTTTATTCTCATACCGGCGTGGATTGGCATGAGGTCCTGGAATCTATTGAAACCAATTTGGAGAAAGGACGGATTGTTCGGGGGGGCTCGACCATTACCCAGCAATTGGCGAAGAACTTATACCTCTCGACCTCCCGGGATCCGATTCGCAAAGGCAAAGAACTTCTCATTACCTGGATGTTGGAATCGACCTTGAATAAAAAGCGTATTCTGGAACTCTATCTCAATATCATTGAATGGGGGCCGGGCGTGTTCGGCATTGAGGCCGCCGCCCAACGCTATTTCCACAAGCCGGCCTCCCGGCTTTCTATGGATGAGGGCGCCCGCCTGGCAGCGGTCATTCCCAGCCCGCTTCGGCATCAGCCCACGGAGACCACAGCATACGTGGAAAAGAAAAAAGAACTCATCCTCCGTCGCATGTCCACACGGTAA
- a CDS encoding Hsp20/alpha crystallin family protein, with product MELKNLLTPWNWFKKEEEQSQSARSQNVSRSTDHPLARFHRDLDQLFDNVFQGFPLSPGQRENGSSWGGFILPHVDISEDKKQYTITVEVPGVAEKDIQMTLADGTLMIQGEKRSEQEDKNKHYHRVERSYGSFQRMLSLPTDADENSVEAKFKNGVLTVTIAKDPGAKPAVRKIAIT from the coding sequence ATGGAACTCAAAAATCTTCTTACCCCCTGGAATTGGTTCAAAAAAGAGGAAGAACAATCTCAATCAGCACGAAGTCAGAACGTATCCAGGTCGACCGACCATCCTCTGGCTCGGTTCCATCGTGACCTCGACCAACTGTTTGACAACGTCTTCCAAGGATTCCCTCTATCGCCGGGACAAAGGGAAAACGGAAGTTCGTGGGGAGGCTTCATTCTGCCCCATGTTGATATCAGTGAAGACAAGAAGCAGTACACCATTACCGTGGAGGTGCCGGGCGTTGCTGAGAAAGATATTCAAATGACGCTCGCGGACGGCACCTTAATGATTCAGGGCGAAAAGCGTTCCGAGCAAGAAGACAAGAATAAACACTACCACCGGGTCGAACGCTCGTACGGGTCGTTTCAACGTATGCTGTCTCTTCCAACGGATGCGGATGAAAATAGCGTCGAAGCAAAGTTTAAGAATGGCGTCTTGACCGTCACTATCGCGAAAGATCCAGGCGCAAAACCGGCTGTGCGAAAAATTGCCATAACGTAA
- a CDS encoding YfdX family protein, with protein sequence MSLHQAIKSLIMGTLVLGVSLGQHLWANETTKKQIANGSTKHEEVASAVQSEVESTGKEEVKKKRKALVKEALNALAETKKALKALEDGNTKDALAALAEVTGQLEIVISRDPHLAFVPVDVEVTTIDIYADLDSIKKAKDQAEDFLQNGEVQQARVLLSGLASELVMTTVSLPLATYPGAIKAVAPLIDQGKIEEAKAALQAVLETLVVTNERVVPLPILRAEAFIKKADDLAKQIETPALIKANSGDERDEAKNSENGKSQKEQVLEQLQNARRQLKMAEALGYGLEEDRYKEFHESIEEIEVKVHGEESPQGIFASLKRSVSQFKRFLFEE encoded by the coding sequence ATGAGTCTTCATCAAGCTATCAAAAGTCTAATAATGGGAACTCTCGTGCTGGGAGTAAGCCTGGGGCAACACTTATGGGCGAATGAAACGACGAAAAAACAGATTGCCAACGGATCGACAAAACATGAAGAGGTAGCTTCCGCTGTTCAATCAGAGGTGGAATCTACAGGAAAAGAAGAAGTCAAAAAAAAACGGAAAGCTTTGGTAAAAGAAGCCCTCAATGCTCTTGCAGAGACCAAGAAAGCGTTGAAGGCTTTGGAAGATGGCAACACCAAAGATGCTCTGGCCGCATTGGCCGAAGTGACCGGACAATTGGAAATCGTTATTTCGCGGGATCCCCATCTGGCGTTTGTTCCCGTCGATGTCGAAGTGACTACGATTGACATCTATGCCGATCTTGACAGTATTAAAAAAGCGAAAGATCAAGCGGAAGATTTTCTCCAGAACGGGGAAGTGCAGCAAGCCAGGGTCCTCCTCTCAGGTCTTGCCAGTGAGCTGGTCATGACTACGGTCAGTCTTCCGCTTGCTACCTACCCTGGTGCCATCAAAGCTGTAGCGCCATTGATTGATCAAGGGAAAATTGAGGAAGCGAAGGCGGCTCTTCAAGCGGTATTAGAAACCTTAGTCGTGACCAATGAGCGCGTCGTTCCACTGCCCATTCTTCGGGCTGAAGCGTTCATCAAAAAGGCTGACGATTTAGCTAAACAAATAGAGACTCCAGCGTTGATCAAGGCGAACAGTGGTGATGAGAGGGATGAGGCAAAAAATTCGGAAAATGGAAAATCCCAAAAAGAACAAGTTCTGGAACAGCTTCAGAACGCTCGACGTCAGTTAAAAATGGCTGAGGCCTTAGGATACGGGTTAGAAGAGGATCGGTACAAGGAATTTCACGAGTCCATTGAGGAGATTGAGGTAAAGGTGCATGGTGAGGAAAGCCCGCAAGGGATATTTGCCTCTTTGAAGCGGTCAGTATCTCAGTTTAAGCGATTTCTTTTTGAAGAATAA
- a CDS encoding zinc-dependent alcohol dehydrogenase family protein, with amino-acid sequence MILEQDADVATGPLRARDIPKPEPGPGQVRIRVHVCGVCRTDLHVVEGELPPSTRPIVPGHETVGIVDRVGQGVKQIKEGDRVGIAWLQGTCGACEFCKAGRENLCAQATFTGYHVNGGYAEYALVSEQFAYPIPSVFTDEAAAPLLCAGIIGFRALRRSQVKPGQRLGLYGFGGSAHITIQIARHWGCEVYVCSLREEHRTLARQLGAVWVGSASEMPPNSLHSAIMFAPAGELVPPALRALEKGGTLALAGIYMTPIPSLDYTLDLFQERTLQSVTANTRQDGLDLMEAAAAIPIHTHTVPFQLEEANLALQQLKAGTIQGAGVLHVL; translated from the coding sequence ATGATCCTCGAACAGGACGCCGATGTCGCGACGGGTCCTTTACGGGCTCGCGATATTCCCAAACCTGAACCGGGTCCCGGCCAAGTTCGCATCAGGGTTCATGTCTGCGGAGTGTGCCGCACTGATCTGCACGTCGTCGAAGGCGAACTGCCCCCGTCTACGCGTCCCATTGTCCCTGGACATGAAACCGTCGGCATCGTGGATCGAGTGGGGCAAGGAGTCAAACAGATCAAAGAAGGTGATCGAGTAGGAATCGCCTGGCTCCAGGGAACCTGCGGAGCCTGTGAATTCTGCAAGGCAGGGCGGGAGAATCTGTGCGCACAGGCCACCTTCACCGGTTATCACGTCAACGGTGGGTATGCCGAATACGCACTGGTCTCTGAACAATTCGCCTACCCTATTCCATCCGTGTTTACGGACGAAGCGGCCGCCCCGCTCTTGTGTGCCGGCATCATCGGCTTTCGTGCCTTACGCCGCAGTCAGGTGAAACCCGGACAGCGCCTGGGCTTGTACGGATTCGGTGGCTCCGCCCATATTACCATTCAAATTGCCCGGCATTGGGGTTGTGAAGTCTACGTGTGTTCCTTACGGGAAGAACATCGCACTTTGGCCCGTCAACTGGGAGCGGTGTGGGTAGGGTCGGCCTCAGAGATGCCACCAAATTCTCTTCACTCAGCGATCATGTTTGCCCCGGCGGGTGAACTGGTGCCTCCGGCACTTCGGGCATTGGAAAAAGGGGGCACACTCGCCCTGGCCGGCATCTACATGACACCTATTCCATCCTTGGACTATACACTCGATCTGTTTCAGGAGCGGACACTCCAAAGCGTCACCGCCAACACCCGCCAGGATGGATTGGACCTGATGGAGGCCGCGGCTGCCATTCCCATTCACACCCACACGGTCCCCTTTCAATTAGAGGAAGCCAATCTGGCACTCCAACAATTAAAGGCCGGAACCATCCAGGGCGCGGGAGTCTTACATGTGCTGTAA
- the ggt gene encoding gamma-glutamyltransferase, whose protein sequence is MNTTPHWTLASRTSLAWIVCSCVLVGTVLDEGLAQDTPIFSHREIFHPVYAEHGMVVSQETMATRVGVDILKAGGNAIDAAVAVGFALAVTLPQAGNLGGGGFMLIYAAEKPVAMALDYREVAPAASSPQMFLDEEGMVDRSRLRYSHQSVGVPGTVAGLVEALETYGTLSLQAVLAPAIQLAREGIIVSADLAAAMQEHATQLSRWPSTRRIFSRPDGRTYRSGDRLIQNDLAWSLQQISEQGAGAFYDGPIADRVSAEIRAHGGLMTKEDLGRYRAVWRQPLRGTYCGYDIVSMPPPSSGGVHLIQMLNILEHEPLKIFGHNSARTVHWLVESMKLAYADRSRWLGDPEFVEVPVQGLISKAYAKHLHASIDPQKARPSSSIRPSNPLPYEGRDTTHFSVMDKDGNVVSNTFTINFSFGSGIVAEGTGILLNNEMDDFVAKPGTPNAYGLMGSAANAIEPGKRPLSSMTPTLVLRNEKPFLATGSPGGSHIITTTLQLILNVIDHDMNLASATAAPRVHHQWMPDQVRVERGLSPDTLTLLEQWGHTIMVGETMGGAQSILKGPQGFYGASDPRKPDSLAAGY, encoded by the coding sequence ATGAACACTACACCTCATTGGACACTGGCCAGCAGAACATCCCTGGCATGGATAGTGTGTTCTTGTGTGTTGGTGGGAACTGTCTTGGATGAGGGGTTGGCACAAGACACGCCCATCTTTTCCCACCGGGAAATCTTTCATCCCGTCTATGCCGAACATGGAATGGTCGTCAGTCAAGAGACCATGGCAACTCGTGTGGGTGTAGACATATTAAAAGCCGGAGGGAATGCGATTGACGCCGCGGTCGCAGTGGGATTTGCGCTGGCTGTCACGCTTCCTCAGGCCGGGAATCTCGGCGGCGGCGGGTTTATGCTGATTTACGCAGCTGAGAAGCCTGTCGCGATGGCCCTCGACTACCGCGAAGTCGCTCCTGCTGCTTCATCCCCACAGATGTTTCTTGATGAGGAAGGCATGGTAGACCGGTCACGCCTTCGCTACAGCCATCAATCTGTGGGCGTTCCCGGCACGGTCGCAGGTTTGGTGGAAGCGCTTGAAACCTATGGCACCCTTTCTCTACAGGCCGTGCTGGCTCCGGCAATTCAACTTGCCAGGGAAGGAATCATCGTCTCCGCTGATTTGGCCGCAGCGATGCAAGAGCATGCGACACAGCTTTCCCGGTGGCCCTCCACTCGCCGCATTTTTTCTCGGCCGGATGGGAGGACGTATCGGTCCGGGGATCGGTTGATCCAAAACGATCTGGCGTGGTCGCTTCAACAAATTTCCGAGCAGGGGGCCGGTGCTTTTTATGACGGTCCAATCGCGGACCGTGTGAGCGCCGAGATTCGTGCCCACGGAGGATTGATGACTAAAGAAGATTTGGGTCGCTATCGTGCGGTCTGGCGTCAGCCGCTGAGGGGAACGTATTGCGGGTATGACATTGTGTCGATGCCTCCGCCCAGTTCCGGGGGCGTTCATTTGATTCAAATGCTGAACATCCTGGAACACGAGCCACTAAAGATTTTCGGCCACAATAGCGCCAGGACGGTTCACTGGCTGGTTGAGAGTATGAAGCTTGCTTATGCAGACCGGAGCCGTTGGCTGGGCGATCCTGAATTTGTCGAGGTGCCCGTGCAAGGTCTGATCTCCAAGGCATATGCGAAACATTTACATGCCTCCATTGATCCCCAGAAAGCTCGTCCTTCATCAAGTATTCGGCCCTCCAACCCTTTGCCTTACGAGGGGCGGGATACCACACACTTTTCGGTCATGGATAAAGACGGCAATGTCGTGTCGAACACCTTTACCATCAATTTCAGCTTTGGCAGCGGCATTGTGGCTGAGGGAACCGGTATTCTGTTGAACAATGAAATGGATGATTTTGTGGCGAAGCCTGGAACGCCCAATGCCTATGGCCTGATGGGATCGGCGGCCAATGCGATTGAACCCGGAAAACGCCCTCTCTCCTCAATGACTCCGACCTTGGTTTTACGCAATGAAAAACCCTTCCTGGCCACGGGAAGCCCCGGAGGAAGTCATATCATCACCACAACGCTTCAACTTATTTTAAATGTCATTGATCATGACATGAACCTGGCCTCCGCCACCGCAGCGCCCCGTGTCCATCATCAATGGATGCCCGACCAAGTGCGAGTGGAACGCGGATTGAGTCCGGACACCTTGACCCTTCTTGAACAATGGGGTCACACCATCATGGTCGGGGAAACCATGGGTGGGGCTCAAAGCATCCTTAAGGGACCGCAGGGGTTCTATGGGGCATCTGATCCTCGCAAACCCGACTCCCTGGCCGCCGGGTATTAA
- a CDS encoding hemopexin repeat-containing protein, which yields MSRLIFMSTLCGMFIAVSFCATVDVWAQLTGSEKLVPVVWNNGKVYFFQGNEYARYDIAQDRADSDDGSGNPYPRPIQNIWPGLFQENIDAAVFWPAPPPGGAEHKTVAYFFKGNQFMRYDVDADRADAADGAGRAYPQPISLKWPGIWTDRVDAVVVWPVPRSGRTVAYFFRDDQYIRFDVKRHRADPGYPKPIAGNWPNFKFPNGIDGAVAWPTTIEGKSVVYFFKGNQYMRYDVVADRADDQTGGGLGYPAPVAGNWPGLLTTPGGTDALAAFAQECDQAIGVSVPDFDVDSPLGTTVPTDHLTPATATYPDGTCDRPNVLNGKCDRGSRFRVLVNTPDAYVVAHARKMGLPQGQYGDVAIIQHNKVNGKTCFYQGALEDFHLSHDGKVKAPSKGVGNPAFWMTPSQIVNSKFPCVSCHDNGPIIRSPYLAQISGPNQLPGAGDITFNSDPEPYSFVGADFASWKAYKVEVNDNLCNNCHRMGVNNVSNTGIVGNNGTALDLGIKATDHSQESKHPHSATSPIWMTPGQVTFDQGAADAALAIKQCAEQFRPGMPFLPDSPSCKITQFTTP from the coding sequence ATGTCTCGTTTAATTTTCATGTCAACACTCTGCGGAATGTTCATCGCGGTGAGTTTCTGTGCGACAGTAGACGTTTGGGCTCAGTTGACGGGTTCAGAAAAACTGGTGCCGGTAGTATGGAACAACGGCAAGGTCTATTTCTTCCAGGGAAATGAGTATGCCCGATACGACATCGCCCAGGATAGGGCGGACAGTGACGATGGCAGTGGCAATCCGTACCCTCGCCCTATCCAGAATATCTGGCCTGGACTTTTTCAAGAGAACATAGATGCCGCAGTCTTCTGGCCAGCGCCGCCTCCGGGAGGTGCAGAACACAAGACGGTTGCTTACTTCTTCAAAGGCAATCAGTTCATGAGGTATGACGTGGATGCTGATCGGGCTGATGCGGCGGATGGCGCCGGCCGGGCCTACCCCCAGCCGATCTCGTTGAAGTGGCCTGGGATCTGGACAGATCGGGTGGATGCCGTTGTGGTATGGCCTGTGCCGAGAAGCGGCAGGACTGTCGCGTACTTTTTCCGGGATGATCAATACATCCGCTTTGATGTGAAGAGGCATCGGGCTGACCCGGGCTACCCGAAGCCCATTGCGGGCAATTGGCCAAATTTCAAGTTTCCCAATGGAATCGACGGTGCGGTGGCCTGGCCAACGACAATCGAGGGGAAGTCGGTTGTCTATTTCTTTAAAGGCAATCAGTATATGCGGTATGACGTTGTTGCTGATCGTGCCGACGATCAAACCGGTGGAGGGCTCGGCTATCCTGCCCCTGTTGCCGGGAATTGGCCAGGCCTCCTAACCACACCGGGAGGAACGGATGCCCTTGCAGCCTTTGCCCAGGAATGCGATCAGGCCATCGGCGTGTCTGTTCCCGATTTCGATGTCGATAGTCCTTTGGGGACAACGGTTCCAACCGATCATCTCACTCCGGCTACTGCGACCTATCCAGACGGCACCTGTGATCGTCCGAACGTGCTCAACGGAAAATGTGATCGTGGGAGCCGCTTCCGGGTGCTAGTCAATACGCCGGACGCCTATGTGGTGGCGCATGCCCGAAAGATGGGCCTACCCCAAGGGCAGTATGGCGACGTGGCCATCATCCAGCACAATAAAGTCAATGGCAAAACGTGTTTCTATCAGGGAGCACTGGAAGACTTTCACTTGAGTCATGACGGTAAGGTCAAGGCGCCTTCCAAGGGAGTGGGCAATCCAGCTTTCTGGATGACACCGTCACAAATTGTCAACAGCAAATTCCCCTGTGTGAGTTGCCATGACAATGGGCCAATCATCCGATCCCCGTATCTTGCCCAAATATCAGGCCCCAACCAGTTACCCGGTGCGGGTGATATCACCTTCAACAGCGACCCCGAGCCCTATTCCTTTGTCGGCGCTGATTTCGCCTCATGGAAAGCCTACAAGGTCGAAGTCAACGACAATCTATGCAACAACTGTCATCGCATGGGAGTCAACAACGTGAGTAACACCGGCATCGTGGGGAACAATGGCACGGCGCTCGATTTAGGTATCAAGGCCACAGACCATTCACAAGAGAGTAAGCACCCCCACTCAGCCACATCGCCGATTTGGATGACGCCCGGGCAGGTCACCTTTGACCAAGGGGCTGCTGATGCTGCACTGGCAATCAAGCAATGCGCCGAGCAGTTCCGTCCAGGAATGCCCTTTCTACCCGATTCACCAAGCTGTAAAATTACGCAGTTTACTACCCCGTAG